A region of the Clostridium sp. AN503 genome:
ATGTATACAGATGGGTCCTCATAAAGTTCGCCAGGTTAAATGCGCTGTCCGGCTTTCTCACGAAAAGGGGACGTCCTTCCTCAAAACCGGTGATATGCTCCCCGGAGAAATAGTTGTACGCCAGCAGTCCGCCGCAGTCCTTATCTCCCTCCAGCGCCTTGTTGTACAGGGTGCCAAAGAGCCGGTTCATATCCACGTCCATGCCCATGGCTTCGGAAAATTCCTTAAAGATCCCTACCCACGCATTGAGGTCCGAGGTACAGTTGTTGCAGTGCACCATGCCTACCAGGTCTCCTGCCGGCGTGGTCACCAGATCGATCTCCGGATGAACCTTCTTAAGTCCATGCTCCAAAACAACCATGGCAAATACGCTGGTCCCGGCGGACACATTGCCGGTCCTGACCGCAACGCTGTTCGTCGCCGTCATTCCGGTTCCCGCATCGCCCTCCGGCGGGCACATGGGAATGCCTGCTTTTAAGTTCCCGCTCACATCCAGAAGCTTCGCGCCTTCCTCCGTCAGCACGCCCGCATCCTGCCCGGCGGTCAGGGCCTTCGGCAGGATATCGCGCAGCTTCCACGGGAAATGCTTCTCTTCCACCAGCTTGTCAAACTGCTCCACACATCTCTGGTCAAAGTCCTTCGCAGCCGGGTCCACCGGGAACATCCCGGCTACATCTCCGATCCCCAGAACCTTCTGACCGGTCAGCTTCCAGTGTACATAGCCCTCCAGCGTGATCATATAGTCGATATCCGGAACATGGGCCTCGCCGTTTAAGATGGCCTGGTACAGGTGGGCAATGCTCCACCGCTGCGGGACCGGATAGCCAAACAGCTCCGTCAATTTCTCCGACGCCTCGCCCGTGATGGTATTGCGCCAGGTGCGGAACGGTACCAGGATATCGCCCGCCTTATCAAACACCATGTACCCGTGCATCATGGCGCTGATGCCGATGGCGCCGATCGTAACAAGGGCCTCATCGTACTGCCGCTCCACATCCTCCACCAGATCCCGGAATGCATCCTGCAGCCCCGCCCAGACCGCATCCAGAGAATAGGTCCAGATCCCGTCCACCAGCTGGTTCTCCCAGTCATGGCTTCCCGAAGCGACCGGGGTATGGTCCTCCCCGATCAGGACCGCCTTGATCCTGGTCGATCCCAGCTCAATGCCAAGAGCGGTCTTTCCCTCCCGGATCTGCCGCTTGATATCATTTCGATCAACTTCCATTGTAACCTCCTGTCTCTGCCGCTGTCCTACGGCAGCTATGCTTACCGGTAAACCACCGAGTTCCACATCAGTTCATTTTTCAGCCCGCGGATCGTGGTGTCATTGTCGATATACACCGCCTCGATCCCCATAGCTGCCGCCCAGTCGCCCATCTGCTCTGCGGTCAGGTCATAGGAAAATGCTGTGTGATGGGCGCCGCCCGCAATGATCCAGCTCTCCGCTCCGGTCGCCAGGTTTGGACGCGGAGTCCAGAATGCGGTCGCTACCGGCAGCTTCGGCATGGGCTTCTCCACCTTCTTGCAGTCCACTTCATTGATGATCAGGCGGAAACGATTGCCCAGATCGATCAGGGAGGTAGCCACTGCCGGCCCGGTCTTGGAGGTAAACACCAGTCTGGCCGGGTCTTCCCTGTCACCCATGGACAGCGGGCAGACCTTGATGCCGATCGGTCCTTCGGAGATGGTCGGGCAGACTTCCAGCATATGGGCCTGAAGGATGCCTTCCTTGCCCGGAACCAGGTTGTAGGTGTAATCCTCCATAAAGGAAGTTCCCTTTGCGTCCTTCATGCCAGAGGTCATCAGCTTCATCAGGCGTACCATGGCTGCGGTCTTCCAGTCCCCCTCGCCGCCGAAACCATAGCCTTTCTCCATCAGACGTTGGATCGCAAGCCCCGGAAGCTGCTTTAAGGAGCCAAGATCCCCGAAGTGAGTGACGATGGCCTGATAGTTCTTCTCCTTCAAAAACTTCTCAAAGCCGATCTCGATACCGGCCTGGACAGCCACATGGCTGCGGAACTCTTTTTCGTCCCTGCCTTCCAACAGGATATCATATCTGCTGTAATACTCCTCCACCAGGGTCTCGATGTCCCCGGCAGACACATCCTTCACATATTCGGCGATCTCGTTCACCGGATATGCGTCGATCTCCCAGCCGAATTTGATCTGGGCTTCCACCTTGTCGCCCTCGGTCACCGCCACATTGCGCATATTGTCAGCAATACGCACCACGCGGATATGGCTGCTCTCCATGATGCCAATGGCGGTCCTCATCCAGTCGGCGATCCGCTTCTGCACAGCTGGATCATCCCAGTGGCCCATGACCACCTTCCGCTCGATCCCCATACGGCTCACGATATGACCATACTCCCGGTCACCGTGGGCGGACTGGTTCTCGTTCATGAAATCCATGTCGATGGTATCGTAGGGGATCTCCTGATTGAACTGGGTGTGCAGGTGCATCAGTGGCTTTCTGTACTCCTGAAGCCCCAGGATCCAGGACTTGGCCGGTGAGAAGGTATGCATCCAGGTGATCACGCCCGCGCACTCCTCGTCCCCGTTGGCCTCGTTGAACAGGCGGCGGATCGAGGTGTTGTCGATCAGCGTCGGCTTCCACACCAGCTCAAAAGGCAGCACTCCCGACTCATTTAATCTTGCCACGATTATCCTGGAATGCTCTGCCACATTGGCAAGGCACTCGTCGCCATATAGATCCTGCGAACCGGTCGCGAACCAAAATTTGTAATTTTTACCGTCCATAATATTATACACTCCTTTTTATGATCTGTCTTTGATTTTCAGTCATTTTGTCGCCCTTTTTCAAGGGGCCATGTCAGTCCTCGAAATCATCCTCGCTCTGCCACGGGCGTAAAAACTCACCCCTGGCCAATTTTTTCAAGGACCATCCGGCCAGAGCCAGTCCGATACAGAAAAACAACACCATGCTGACGATCAGCACGATCTGCCTTGCCCCCGTGTATCTGCGTACCTCCTCGATCAGTCCCCAGGATAAATATACCAGATAGCTTCCTGCGATCAGGCGCAGGACCAGGATGATCTGCGCCGGGCGCGTTATCTTCTTTTTCTTAATATCTTCCACTACGTCCTGCCGCCTCCGTTTCTATGATCCTGACGGAATCCCGCTCGATCACTTCCGAGTCAAACAGGTAATTGCCGTCAAAATAAGGGTTCTCTATCATCTTTATCATGTTTTCCGCTGCTTTTTTTCCCAGGGCGTCCATGGGATGGGGGAAGGAAGTGACCTGCACCTCCCCAAACGCCGCCAGGTCCGAATTGTCAATGCTGACGATGGATAAGTCCTCCGGGATCCGGATGCCTTTTTTTGCGCAGATCCCCGTCAGGATATGGGCCACCTCATCGTTATAGCATACCAGCCCGGTGCAGCCCTCCAGACGGTACAGCAGATAATCCGGCCACTGTTCCAGGTTGTTAATATCCTCCGTGGCAAGCCACACTACCTTCTTCCCGTCCACCTTAAGGCCCGCTTCCTGGAGCCCCCGGACGTACCCCGCATACCGCAGGTGTCCCTGTCCGTCGTCGCATTTGAAGACTCCGCCGATCCTGCGGTGTCCCGCATGGATCAGGTATTCCGCCGCCTTCTGCCCAACGCTTCGGTCATCCAGCGCCACACAGGGCAGATCAAGCTCCGGATAGCTGCAGTTGAAAAACAGGATCGGGATCTGCTGTTCCATCAGTTTCTTATAATAATGCAGATTGGGATT
Encoded here:
- a CDS encoding GntR family transcriptional regulator, with amino-acid sequence MQGQEPKYKAVVNWVLENINNGTFAMGDKLPSENELAAQFDLSRQTVRHAVDLLEQQKLVRRVRGSGTYVGETVRAVRQKSYKNIAVISTYVDSYIFPPVMRGIERVLSKAGYTMQVAFTGNRIDRECDILDSILEKGGIDGLIVEPARSALPNPNLHYYKKLMEQQIPILFFNCSYPELDLPCVALDDRSVGQKAAEYLIHAGHRRIGGVFKCDDGQGHLRYAGYVRGLQEAGLKVDGKKVVWLATEDINNLEQWPDYLLYRLEGCTGLVCYNDEVAHILTGICAKKGIRIPEDLSIVSIDNSDLAAFGEVQVTSFPHPMDALGKKAAENMIKMIENPYFDGNYLFDSEVIERDSVRIIETEAAGRSGRY
- the araA gene encoding L-arabinose isomerase translates to MDGKNYKFWFATGSQDLYGDECLANVAEHSRIIVARLNESGVLPFELVWKPTLIDNTSIRRLFNEANGDEECAGVITWMHTFSPAKSWILGLQEYRKPLMHLHTQFNQEIPYDTIDMDFMNENQSAHGDREYGHIVSRMGIERKVVMGHWDDPAVQKRIADWMRTAIGIMESSHIRVVRIADNMRNVAVTEGDKVEAQIKFGWEIDAYPVNEIAEYVKDVSAGDIETLVEEYYSRYDILLEGRDEKEFRSHVAVQAGIEIGFEKFLKEKNYQAIVTHFGDLGSLKQLPGLAIQRLMEKGYGFGGEGDWKTAAMVRLMKLMTSGMKDAKGTSFMEDYTYNLVPGKEGILQAHMLEVCPTISEGPIGIKVCPLSMGDREDPARLVFTSKTGPAVATSLIDLGNRFRLIINEVDCKKVEKPMPKLPVATAFWTPRPNLATGAESWIIAGGAHHTAFSYDLTAEQMGDWAAAMGIEAVYIDNDTTIRGLKNELMWNSVVYR
- a CDS encoding FGGY-family carbohydrate kinase, with translation MEVDRNDIKRQIREGKTALGIELGSTRIKAVLIGEDHTPVASGSHDWENQLVDGIWTYSLDAVWAGLQDAFRDLVEDVERQYDEALVTIGAIGISAMMHGYMVFDKAGDILVPFRTWRNTITGEASEKLTELFGYPVPQRWSIAHLYQAILNGEAHVPDIDYMITLEGYVHWKLTGQKVLGIGDVAGMFPVDPAAKDFDQRCVEQFDKLVEEKHFPWKLRDILPKALTAGQDAGVLTEEGAKLLDVSGNLKAGIPMCPPEGDAGTGMTATNSVAVRTGNVSAGTSVFAMVVLEHGLKKVHPEIDLVTTPAGDLVGMVHCNNCTSDLNAWVGIFKEFSEAMGMDVDMNRLFGTLYNKALEGDKDCGGLLAYNYFSGEHITGFEEGRPLFVRKPDSAFNLANFMRTHLYTSLGALKTGLDILFKEEDVKLDVLLGHGGLFKTKGVGQSIMAAAAGVPVSVMETAGEGGAWGIALLAAYMVQKGADETLAGYLADKVFAGQKGSRMEPDAADVAGFEAFMERYRGGLAIERAAVDTL